One genomic window of Zingiber officinale cultivar Zhangliang unplaced genomic scaffold, Zo_v1.1 ctg65, whole genome shotgun sequence includes the following:
- the LOC122037583 gene encoding protein NINJA homolog 1-like: MEDDNELELSLGLSFGGSSGKLKGRAITSDFKAEEGSTNQAIGRVVTVSDVPFKNFLQNNVGIPDQSGKQALSPPQENFWIDIGKSSEGYDISQASQLMFTKHKEPWSGNKRINEVEEENSCSKKPRSSEINFQNLENVVNHAEVTGKSSKDHPMKKSHLSVATGDGSTGENEGVAESEAEVSSSWLVSQSVNTSKRADLHKVTSKHALNDPTGIGFQGQKQQLFSGSTSSDFVKATFGASSPLQTHTAVNVDYSVPPKPTCVGTPTPTSSPSPCIMQPTLPLNGDPSISKGTDFDAEKLVFGYSAIQLPTLETSSSWAFGSQLQAVSSLGLGTSNSQLAEDDAKRSNVPLQIHPSKGNGKHIVETGTSFSSRAEEVMSTTTFRQKEIATSSIEGFFHEGSAIKPGVASNVRFGGSGSCPDLPWVSATGPAPKGKTISGVTYKYNKNEVKIVCACHGSHMSPDEFIQHASADTANPENNTSLTSFTSTP; this comes from the exons ATGGAGGATgacaatgagcttgagcttagcTTGGGTCTTTCGTTTGGAGGATCTTCTGGCAAACTTAAAGGCAGAGCCATCACTTCGGATTTTAAAGCCGAGGAAGGAAGTACAAATCAAGCAATAGGCAGAGTTGTGACAGTTTCTGATGTTCCATTCAAGAACTTCCTCCAGAATAATGTTGGAATTCCAGACCAAAGTGGGAAACAAGCTCTGTCACCACCACAAGAGAACTTCTGGATTGACATTGGCAAGTCTTCAGAAGGTTATGATATCTCACAGGCTAGTCAGTTGATGTTCACTAAACACAAAGAGCCTTGGAgtggaaataaaagaatcaatgaAGTTGAGGAAGAGAACTCATGTTCCAAGAAACCAAGATCATCTGAGATAAATTTTCAGAATCTAGAGAATGTAGTTAACCATGCTGAGGTAACAGGCAAGAGCTCTAAGGATCACCCCATGAAGAAGTCACATCTTTCTGTTGCTACTGGTGATGGTTCAACTGGTGAAAATGAGGGTGTTGCAGAATCTGAGGCAGAAGTTTCAAGCTCTTGGTTAGTTTCACAGTCTGTCAACACTAGCAAGCGCGCAGATCTACACAAAGTAACTTCTAAGCATGCCTTAAATGATCCAACTGGAATTGGTTTCCAAGGGCAGAAACAACAATTATTTTCAGGAAGTACATCCAGTGATTTTGTTAAAGCTACATTTGGGGCTTCATCACCTCTTCAAACTCATACTGCCGTAAATGTTGATTATTCAGTACCTCCTAAGCCAACTTGTGTTGGCACTCCTACTCCTACAAGCTCTCCTTCACCATGCATCATGCAGCCAACACTTCCATTGAATGGAGATCCTTCTATTTCCAAAGGGACAGATTTTGATGCTGAGAAGCTTGTTTTTGGATACTCAGCAATCCAACTTCCAACACTTGAGACAAGTTCTTCATGGGCATTTGGTTCTCAGCTTCAGGCTGTCTCTTCCCTAGGTCTTGGAACATCGAACTCACAGCTCGCTGAAGATGATGCAAAGAGATCAAACG TCCCTCTTCAGATCCATCCTTCAAAAGGGAATGGTAAACATATCGTGGAGACTGGAACATCATTCTCATCCCGTGCCGAGGAAGTTATGAGTACCACTACTTTCCGGCAGAAGGAGATTGCAACCTCTTCTATCGAAGGCTTTTTTCATGAAGGATCTGCCATAAAACCTGGTGTTGCATCGAACGTGAGATTTGGAGGTTCTGGCTCATGCCCTGACCTTCCATGGGTCTCGGCAACTGGGCCTGCCCCTAAAGGTAAGACCATATCTGGTGTCACCTACAAGTATAACAAAAACGAAGTCAAGATTGTTTGTGCCTGCCATGGTTCTCACATGTCCCCCGATGAGTTCATTCAACATGCAAGTGCAGATACTGCTAACCCAGAAAATAACACAAGCTTGACATCATTCACCAGCACTCCATAA